The genomic DNA CGAGCGGAGCGGCGCCGCCGCGTTGCTGTCCCTGGCCACCTTCTCGGCGCAGGCGGGGGCATCCGCGGTGGCCGGGGACGCGCTCAAGCGCTTCGGCTATCCGCTCGTGTTGACCGTGGCGGCGGTCATCGCGGCCGGCGCCGCGCTGCTGTCGAAGGTGGTGCTGCAGCGAGTCGTCCGACCGCTCGATGTCCCGCCGGCATGACGTCCATCCGCTGGCAGACTCTCCGATCCCGCTGGGCGCTCCTCCGCCTGTCGGGCACCTTCTGGCTGTTCGTGGCCGTGTCGCACCTGTTCACGTTCGGCATCTACGTCTTCGTCCTGCTCTACAACCTCTACCTGCTGGACCGCGGGTTCAAGGAAGACTTCCTCGGGTTCATCACCAGCGCGTGGACGCTCGGCAACGTCGCCGGGACGCTGGTGGCCGTCGGCGTCAGCCGCCGTCTCGGCCTCAAGCGGACGCTCCTGGCGTGCTTCGCCGGCATGGCGGTGGTGTCGGCGATGCGCGCCCTGGTCGTCGGAAAGGCGGCGCTGCTCGGCTCCGCCTTCCTGGGGGGCATCACCTTCGCCCTGTGGGTCATCTCCCTTCCGGTGACCCTGTCCCAGCTGACCTCCGTGGAGCTCCGGACGGTAGGCTTCAGCGCCTACCTGGCGTCGGGCATCGGAATGGGGATGTTCGCCGACGCGGTGGGTGGGTGGCTGCCGGGCTGGCTCGGGCCGGTGATCGGCACCACCACGCCGGTGAAGACCAAGCAGGCCGCGCTGCTGGTCGGCTGCGCGATCTCCGCGGTCGCCATCTGGCCGGCCCTCCACCTGCCTCTCGCCCCGATCGACCGGCTGGCCAAGACCTCCTACCCGCGGGGCCCGTTCATCCTGCGCTTCCTCTTCGCGCTGGCCCTCCTCAACCTCGGGACGGGAGCGTTCAATCCGTTCGCCAACGCCTACTTCGCGCAATACCTGAAGATGCCGGTCCACGAGATCGGGCTCGTCTTCTCGGCCGGCCAGCTGGCCCAGGTAGGCGCCATTCTCCTCGCCCCCGTCATCGTGCGACGGCTCGGTCAGGTGCGAGGGATCATGGTCATCGAGATCTTCACGGGGCTCTCGCTGGCGTTCCTGGCGGCGGGGCCGGTCGGCCTGGTCGCCGCCATGGGCTACGCCGGCTACCTGGCCTTCCAGTGGATGGACGAGCCCGTCATGGAAAGCCTCCTGATGACGCAGGTGGCGCCGGCCCAGCGGAGCGGGGCCGCGGCGCTGATGTACATGGTCATCTTCTGCGCGAACGCGATGGCGGCGCCGCTGGCGGGTACG from Candidatus Methylomirabilota bacterium includes the following:
- a CDS encoding MFS transporter encodes the protein MTSIRWQTLRSRWALLRLSGTFWLFVAVSHLFTFGIYVFVLLYNLYLLDRGFKEDFLGFITSAWTLGNVAGTLVAVGVSRRLGLKRTLLACFAGMAVVSAMRALVVGKAALLGSAFLGGITFALWVISLPVTLSQLTSVELRTVGFSAYLASGIGMGMFADAVGGWLPGWLGPVIGTTTPVKTKQAALLVGCAISAVAIWPALHLPLAPIDRLAKTSYPRGPFILRFLFALALLNLGTGAFNPFANAYFAQYLKMPVHEIGLVFSAGQLAQVGAILLAPVIVRRLGQVRGIMVIEIFTGLSLAFLAAGPVGLVAAMGYAGYLAFQWMDEPVMESLLMTQVAPAQRSGAAALMYMVIFCANAMAAPLAGTALTGYGYPLVMATAAACLVLGGLAFGLLLRRYEPGSR